From Chryseobacterium salivictor, a single genomic window includes:
- a CDS encoding T9SS type A sorting domain-containing protein, translated as MKNLLFLVILVGSLTVFSGKISAQSVDRVSMVTSQKSDDGVIVAYPNPARDFIFVKSKDAFLKIKSVTFYSILGMQVAEYQINKNSEEIRLDKLRPGKYLMRYVLSDNTQQVTQIVKQ; from the coding sequence GTGAAAAATTTATTGTTTTTAGTAATATTGGTCGGCAGTTTAACAGTTTTTTCGGGAAAAATTTCCGCTCAGTCTGTTGATCGGGTTTCGATGGTAACCAGTCAGAAATCAGATGATGGTGTTATTGTCGCGTACCCTAATCCTGCCCGGGATTTTATTTTCGTAAAATCAAAAGATGCCTTTTTGAAAATAAAATCTGTTACTTTTTATTCTATATTAGGAATGCAGGTGGCAGAATATCAGATTAATAAAAATTCTGAAGAGATTCGTTTAGATAAGCTCAGACCGGGTAAATACCTGATGAGATATGTCTTAAGTGACAATACTCAGCAAGTCACGCAAATCGTAAAACAATAA
- a CDS encoding putative type IX sorting system protein PorV2 — protein sequence MRKLFFAALVTSGVFSEAQIVRKYSNEFLNIGAGARGLAMGGAVISNQNDVYSPMWNPAGLIGVDRDWQGAAMHAEYFESIAKYDYIAYAKPLDNKGGVFAISIVRLGVDNILNTTQLIDPEGNIDYDKITSFSQSDYAALLSYAFHPGGNQKIDVGVNAKLVYRNVGKFASGYGFGFDLGAVYHSDNGWNYGAVMKDITTTVNFWTINQKELSAVVNGEEFNPAPKDKMELTMPKLNVGMSRNFEINRDLELMPEAGINVDFAKTAAVISTDFASITPYAGAELKFQDMIFVRVGLNRFQTITDIENLKRKVSFQPSAGIGIKYHGLTLDYAITNSGIGGSNFYSNFFSLKLDMGDFRN from the coding sequence ATGAGAAAATTATTCTTTGCCGCTTTGGTTACTTCAGGAGTTTTTTCTGAAGCACAAATTGTGCGAAAATATTCAAACGAATTTCTCAATATCGGAGCTGGTGCGAGAGGTCTGGCAATGGGCGGTGCGGTAATTTCTAATCAAAATGATGTTTATTCGCCAATGTGGAATCCGGCAGGATTAATCGGCGTTGACCGTGATTGGCAGGGAGCAGCAATGCATGCTGAATATTTTGAATCGATCGCCAAATACGACTATATCGCTTATGCAAAACCGTTGGATAACAAAGGAGGAGTTTTTGCAATTTCCATCGTCCGACTCGGAGTTGACAACATCCTGAATACTACACAACTTATTGATCCTGAAGGAAATATCGACTACGATAAAATCACCAGTTTTTCACAGTCCGATTATGCGGCGTTACTTTCTTATGCCTTTCATCCTGGCGGAAATCAGAAAATAGATGTCGGTGTTAATGCAAAATTAGTCTACAGAAATGTCGGAAAATTTGCAAGTGGCTATGGTTTTGGTTTTGATTTGGGAGCGGTTTATCATTCCGACAACGGCTGGAATTATGGCGCTGTAATGAAAGATATTACAACTACGGTAAACTTCTGGACCATCAATCAGAAAGAACTTTCGGCCGTGGTGAACGGTGAGGAATTTAATCCCGCTCCAAAAGATAAAATGGAATTAACCATGCCTAAATTAAATGTAGGAATGAGCAGAAATTTCGAAATCAACCGGGATTTGGAACTCATGCCAGAAGCGGGAATCAATGTTGATTTCGCCAAAACGGCAGCGGTTATTTCGACCGATTTTGCAAGTATTACGCCTTATGCGGGCGCCGAACTTAAATTTCAGGATATGATTTTTGTGAGAGTTGGTTTAAACAGATTTCAAACTATAACCGATATCGAAAATCTAAAAAGAAAAGTTTCCTTTCAGCCCAGTGCTGGGATTGGAATTAAATACCACGGTTTAACTTTAGATTATGCAATTACCAATTCGGGAATCGGTGGCTCTAACTTCTATTCTAATTTCTTTTCTCTGAAATTGGATATGGGAGATTTCAGAAATTAA
- a CDS encoding Lrp/AsnC ligand binding domain-containing protein: protein MKNAINAEYHLDKIDKDIIYMLMDNAKTSLAHISKNVGISTTAVHQRIKKLEQAGVIENSISFLNPRKIGFKVVSFIGVFLEQPSHYHDAIKALNEINEVVEAHYTTGNYTIFLKVLCRDNDHLMEILNKIQKLKGVTRTETFISLEQSIGRQLKV from the coding sequence ATGAAAAATGCAATTAATGCCGAATATCATTTAGATAAGATCGATAAAGATATTATCTATATGTTGATGGATAATGCGAAAACATCTCTTGCTCATATTTCAAAAAACGTGGGGATCTCTACTACAGCAGTCCACCAACGGATAAAAAAACTAGAACAGGCGGGAGTGATAGAGAATTCTATCTCTTTTCTTAATCCCCGAAAAATTGGATTCAAGGTGGTGTCTTTTATTGGAGTCTTTTTAGAGCAACCCAGCCATTATCATGACGCAATCAAAGCACTCAATGAAATTAATGAAGTCGTAGAAGCGCATTATACCACAGGGAATTACACGATATTTCTTAAAGTTTTATGCAGAGACAATGATCACTTGATGGAAATTCTTAATAAAATTCAAAAATTAAAAGGGGTTACCAGAACAGAAACTTTTATCTCTTTAGAGCAAAGTATTGGCAGACAGCTTAAGGTATAG
- a CDS encoding endonuclease/exonuclease/phosphatase family protein, translating to MDSKDEKELIAFYNVENLFRPDLPRIHKLDPTASGLQNWDERKYRNKLSKIAQVFQLISESEHSLPMLIGISEVQGKKPLEELVKLDPFNSSYGIVHYESMDERGVDVALLYDKSKIEIIYSEPISYLFAVENKESEYYDTTRDVLFCKVKYLNVLMNVFVLHLPSKREKDINKPKREYILKDLNEKISKLISGTEEAVIICGDFNENPDEEMINNFIYDKDFNKILVNPSAELFKNEKFSTFHYKNGLLFDQMILSADFFNSNYPLLFKDAKVFNHDKLSNWDKKLAGRPFRTFAGSRYLGGYSDHFPVLTVLVKNQ from the coding sequence ATGGACAGTAAAGATGAAAAGGAACTTATTGCTTTCTACAATGTCGAAAATTTGTTTCGTCCGGATCTTCCGCGCATTCATAAGTTAGACCCTACAGCGTCGGGACTGCAGAACTGGGACGAAAGAAAATACCGGAACAAACTTTCTAAAATTGCACAGGTTTTTCAGTTAATATCGGAAAGTGAACATTCTTTGCCCATGTTGATTGGCATATCCGAAGTTCAGGGGAAAAAGCCGTTAGAAGAATTGGTGAAATTAGACCCGTTTAATTCCAGTTACGGAATCGTGCATTACGAATCAATGGATGAAAGAGGAGTAGATGTGGCGCTTTTATATGACAAAAGTAAAATCGAAATTATTTATTCCGAACCTATTTCCTATCTCTTTGCAGTCGAAAATAAAGAATCAGAATATTATGATACGACCAGAGATGTTCTGTTTTGTAAAGTGAAATATTTGAATGTTCTGATGAATGTCTTTGTCCTTCACCTCCCGTCGAAAAGAGAAAAAGATATCAATAAACCCAAGCGGGAATATATCCTTAAAGATCTGAACGAAAAGATTTCAAAATTAATTTCAGGCACTGAGGAAGCGGTAATCATCTGCGGTGATTTCAACGAAAATCCCGATGAGGAAATGATAAATAATTTTATTTATGACAAAGACTTCAATAAAATTTTAGTGAATCCGTCAGCCGAACTGTTCAAAAATGAAAAATTTTCTACATTTCATTACAAAAATGGCTTACTTTTTGACCAAATGATTTTGTCCGCTGATTTTTTTAATTCCAATTATCCGCTTCTGTTTAAAGATGCAAAAGTTTTCAATCATGACAAATTAAGCAATTGGGATAAAAAATTAGCAGGCCGGCCTTTTAGAACATTCGCTGGTTCAAGATACTTAGGAGGATATAGCGATCATTTTCCTGTCTTGACCGTATTAGTGAAAAACCAGTAA
- a CDS encoding nitroreductase family protein produces the protein MDNAEILKNIIEKRRSIFPKSYSTEEIEEEVLAEIVNSANFAPSHKRTKPWRLKVFRGEEKNQLGEKLAEIYKQTANPEAFLEKKYLDISDKVAKSAAIVTICVNFSGLVPEWEEIAATAMAVQNMYLTATAHEVGCYWSTPGMINHLNGFLGLDENQKCIGLFYLGKI, from the coding sequence ATGGACAACGCAGAAATATTAAAAAACATTATAGAAAAAAGAAGAAGCATTTTCCCTAAATCCTATTCCACAGAGGAAATTGAGGAAGAGGTTCTTGCTGAAATTGTGAATTCTGCGAATTTTGCGCCAAGTCACAAGCGGACAAAACCGTGGAGGTTAAAAGTTTTTCGTGGTGAGGAAAAAAATCAGTTAGGAGAAAAATTGGCAGAAATCTACAAGCAGACAGCTAATCCTGAAGCTTTTCTGGAAAAGAAGTATCTGGATATTTCTGACAAAGTGGCAAAGTCTGCTGCGATCGTTACTATTTGTGTTAATTTCAGTGGTTTAGTTCCGGAATGGGAAGAAATAGCTGCAACGGCGATGGCTGTTCAGAATATGTATCTTACTGCAACTGCTCATGAAGTTGGTTGTTACTGGAGTACGCCGGGAATGATTAATCATCTGAACGGTTTTCTGGGCTTAGATGAAAATCAGAAATGTATCGGTTTATTTTATCTGGGGAAAATATAA
- the hemB gene encoding porphobilinogen synthase: protein MIIYSRNRRLRTNAAIRALVQETTLTTSDFVMPIFVMEGINRQEPISSMPGIFRRTLDLTVKECQELFSLGVKAVNLYMKVSEDLKDNTGKESWNPNGLMQNTIKAIKDAVPGMVIMPDVALDPYSMYGHDGIVTNGKIDNDATNESLVKMSVSCAEAGADIIAPSDMMDGRVAAIRTGLEENGFTDVGILSYAAKYASSFYGPFRSALDSAPVDNQDVPKDKKTYQMDFHNSREAIDEVLKDVAEGADIIMIKPGMPYLDIVAKVREAIDLPIAVYNVSGEYAMLKAAAQNGWLDNDKAIIESLTCIKRAGADMIFTYAAKEAAILLNQ from the coding sequence ATGATCATCTATTCCAGAAACCGAAGATTAAGAACAAACGCCGCTATCAGAGCGTTAGTTCAGGAAACTACCCTTACGACCAGTGATTTTGTAATGCCGATTTTTGTGATGGAAGGCATCAACAGACAAGAACCGATATCCTCCATGCCAGGAATTTTCAGGCGGACTTTAGATCTTACCGTGAAGGAATGTCAGGAACTATTTTCCCTCGGTGTTAAAGCGGTGAATCTGTACATGAAAGTTTCTGAAGATTTGAAAGACAACACCGGAAAAGAGTCATGGAATCCAAACGGTTTAATGCAAAATACCATTAAAGCAATTAAAGATGCCGTTCCCGGAATGGTCATCATGCCTGATGTTGCTTTGGATCCCTATTCAATGTACGGTCACGACGGAATTGTCACCAACGGTAAAATCGATAACGATGCCACCAACGAATCTCTGGTGAAAATGTCGGTTTCCTGTGCGGAAGCGGGAGCAGATATTATTGCACCGAGCGACATGATGGACGGCAGAGTTGCAGCAATCAGAACAGGTCTCGAAGAAAACGGTTTTACCGATGTGGGAATTTTAAGCTACGCTGCGAAATATGCAAGTTCATTTTACGGCCCATTCAGAAGTGCTTTAGATTCAGCACCCGTAGATAATCAGGATGTTCCGAAAGATAAAAAAACGTATCAGATGGATTTTCATAATTCCAGAGAAGCCATTGATGAAGTTTTAAAAGATGTTGCGGAAGGTGCAGATATTATCATGATCAAACCGGGAATGCCCTATCTGGATATCGTTGCCAAAGTTCGCGAAGCAATCGATTTACCAATTGCAGTATACAATGTGAGCGGAGAATACGCAATGTTAAAAGCGGCCGCACAAAATGGCTGGCTGGATAATGACAAAGCCATTATCGAAAGTTTAACCTGCATCAAACGCGCCGGAGCAGACATGATATTTACGTATGCTGCAAAAGAAGCCGCGATTTTATTGAATCAGTAA
- a CDS encoding TM2 domain-containing protein, which yields METYGYNHPQSSQNPNNYRSEKKLAAGLLGLLLSPFAANKFYLGYIKEGIIQVILNICTCGVATVIPFIEGIIYLTMSDEQFDRTYVQNKKPWF from the coding sequence ATGGAAACTTACGGTTATAATCATCCTCAATCGTCGCAAAATCCGAACAATTATCGTTCAGAGAAAAAATTGGCTGCCGGACTTTTAGGCTTATTGCTTAGTCCATTTGCAGCGAATAAATTTTACCTGGGATATATAAAGGAGGGAATTATTCAGGTTATTTTAAATATCTGCACTTGTGGAGTAGCAACAGTCATTCCTTTTATCGAAGGGATTATTTATCTTACCATGAGTGATGAACAGTTCGATCGGACTTATGTTCAAAATAAAAAGCCTTGGTTTTAA
- the trmD gene encoding tRNA (guanosine(37)-N1)-methyltransferase TrmD — MRIDIISVLPELMESPFQASILKRAMQKGLAEVHFHQLRDWSTGKHRQIDDEPYGGGAGMVMMIEPIDKCISELKTQRNYDEIIYLTPDGETLTQKIANMLSIKNNLIFLCGHYKGIDQRVRDLHITKEISIGDYVLTGGELAACVLADAVIRLLPGVLNDEQSALTDSFQDNLLSPPIYTRPSEYKGLKVPDILLSGNSKKIEDWQHEEALRITIERRPDILD; from the coding sequence ATGAGAATAGATATTATAAGTGTTTTACCGGAATTAATGGAAAGTCCTTTTCAGGCTTCAATTCTGAAAAGAGCAATGCAGAAAGGTTTGGCAGAAGTGCATTTTCATCAGTTAAGAGACTGGAGCACCGGAAAACACAGACAGATCGATGACGAACCTTATGGCGGGGGGGCCGGAATGGTGATGATGATTGAGCCTATCGATAAATGTATTTCGGAATTAAAAACCCAGAGAAATTACGATGAAATTATCTATCTTACCCCTGATGGTGAGACTTTAACTCAAAAAATTGCCAATATGCTTTCCATCAAAAATAATCTCATTTTTCTGTGTGGTCATTATAAAGGGATTGATCAGCGGGTCCGCGATCTGCATATTACAAAAGAGATTTCTATCGGTGACTATGTTCTTACCGGCGGCGAGTTGGCAGCATGCGTTTTAGCAGATGCGGTTATTCGGTTATTACCCGGCGTTTTAAATGATGAACAGTCTGCATTAACCGACAGTTTTCAGGACAACTTACTCTCCCCGCCGATCTACACAAGACCTTCGGAATACAAAGGATTGAAGGTTCCCGATATTTTACTGAGCGGAAACTCAAAAAAAATCGAAGACTGGCAGCATGAAGAAGCATTGAGAATAACGATTGAAAGGAGACCGGATATTTTAGATTAA
- a CDS encoding aldehyde dehydrogenase family protein → MEIKEIYDTMVYGPAPESAASAVEFLENHNRNFDLFIGGEWVKPHSKKHMDSNNPSNKEFLAKIAEADETDVDKAVMAANSALADWVAIGGFERAKYLYAIARQIQKHSRLFAVLETLDNGKPIRETRDIDIPIVARHFYHHAGWAKLMDTEFRDYQEIGVVGQIIPWNFPLMMLSWKVAPALAMGNTIVLKPAEYTSLTALLFAEICEKVGLPKGVVNIVTGKGTVAGNALVNHKDIQKVAFTGSTKVGKILRTNIAGTGKKISLELGGKSPFIVFEDADLDSAVEGIVDAIWFNQGQVCCAGSRLLIQESVSEVFYKKLRARMETLRIGDPMDKAVDMGSIVDPIQLKTIKDMVQIGIDEGCTIYQPKNGIPENGWFYPPTLFTDVPTSAVIAQEEIFGPVLVAMTFRSHSEAVALANNTRYGLASSVWTENINLALDIAPKIKAGSVWINCTNQFDAAAGFGGYRESGFGREGGKEGLYEYMKPRVEAEFTAKPILPKTEKPKEGKKAKNTLAEINRTTKMYIGGKQARPDGGYSTEIKNAFGEYIGEVSEGNRKDIRNAVEAAHAEKSWGGMTGHARAQVLYYIAENLAIRSEEFAERIVEMTNQSLESAQDEVEKSIERIYTYAAYSDKYDGAAHSTVQRMVTLAMPEAIGVMAIVCPEENPLLGFISTVIPAIAMGNRVVVIPSEKQPFSATDFYQILETSDVPAGTVNIVTGPKEELANELAKHYNVEGIWYFGTQEGSKNVELLSTDSMKRSWVNFGKHRNWLNPKHGEGQEFLRHATEIKNIWIPYGA, encoded by the coding sequence ATGGAAATCAAAGAAATATACGACACCATGGTTTACGGTCCAGCTCCAGAAAGCGCAGCTTCTGCTGTGGAATTTTTAGAAAATCATAACAGAAATTTCGACTTATTTATTGGCGGAGAATGGGTAAAACCGCATTCCAAAAAACACATGGATTCCAACAATCCTTCCAATAAAGAATTTTTAGCCAAGATTGCTGAAGCTGACGAAACCGATGTCGACAAAGCCGTGATGGCAGCCAACAGTGCACTTGCAGACTGGGTAGCAATCGGTGGATTCGAACGTGCAAAATATCTGTATGCCATCGCAAGACAAATCCAGAAGCACTCAAGATTGTTTGCGGTTCTTGAAACATTAGACAACGGAAAACCAATTCGTGAAACCCGTGATATCGATATTCCAATTGTAGCCAGACATTTTTACCATCACGCAGGCTGGGCAAAATTGATGGATACCGAATTCCGGGATTATCAGGAAATAGGCGTGGTGGGACAGATTATTCCCTGGAATTTCCCTTTAATGATGCTTTCCTGGAAAGTAGCCCCGGCTTTGGCCATGGGAAATACCATCGTTTTGAAACCTGCAGAATATACCTCTTTAACCGCTTTGCTTTTTGCGGAAATCTGTGAGAAAGTTGGACTTCCAAAAGGGGTTGTAAATATAGTCACGGGAAAAGGAACTGTTGCCGGAAATGCTTTGGTCAATCATAAAGACATTCAGAAAGTGGCTTTCACAGGTTCAACCAAAGTAGGTAAAATATTAAGAACAAATATCGCCGGAACAGGTAAGAAAATATCTCTTGAGTTGGGTGGGAAATCACCATTCATCGTTTTTGAAGATGCAGATTTGGATTCTGCGGTGGAAGGAATTGTAGATGCGATCTGGTTCAATCAGGGACAGGTTTGTTGTGCCGGTTCCAGACTGTTAATTCAGGAATCAGTTTCTGAGGTTTTCTACAAAAAACTTCGTGCAAGAATGGAAACGTTGCGTATCGGCGATCCAATGGACAAAGCGGTTGATATGGGTTCTATCGTAGATCCAATTCAGCTGAAAACCATTAAAGACATGGTTCAAATCGGCATCGATGAAGGCTGTACGATTTATCAGCCAAAAAATGGAATTCCAGAAAACGGCTGGTTTTATCCGCCGACTTTATTTACCGATGTTCCAACAAGCGCTGTGATTGCTCAGGAAGAAATCTTCGGACCGGTTTTGGTCGCGATGACTTTCCGTTCACATTCAGAAGCAGTGGCTTTGGCAAATAATACGAGATATGGTTTGGCATCAAGTGTTTGGACAGAAAATATTAATTTGGCTTTAGATATTGCACCGAAAATAAAAGCAGGAAGCGTTTGGATCAACTGTACCAATCAGTTTGATGCCGCTGCTGGATTTGGTGGGTACCGAGAATCCGGTTTCGGTAGAGAAGGCGGAAAAGAAGGTTTGTATGAATATATGAAACCAAGAGTTGAAGCCGAATTTACCGCAAAACCAATTTTGCCCAAAACTGAAAAACCGAAAGAGGGTAAAAAAGCAAAAAATACTTTGGCAGAAATCAACCGTACGACGAAAATGTATATCGGGGGAAAACAAGCCCGCCCAGATGGTGGTTACAGCACAGAAATCAAAAATGCTTTCGGTGAATATATCGGAGAAGTTTCTGAAGGGAACAGAAAAGATATCAGAAATGCCGTTGAAGCAGCGCACGCCGAAAAATCTTGGGGTGGAATGACCGGTCATGCCAGAGCGCAGGTTCTTTATTATATCGCCGAAAATTTAGCAATTCGTTCAGAAGAATTTGCAGAAAGAATTGTGGAGATGACGAATCAATCTTTAGAATCTGCTCAGGATGAGGTGGAAAAATCAATTGAAAGAATTTATACTTACGCCGCTTATTCCGATAAATATGATGGCGCAGCGCATTCTACCGTTCAAAGAATGGTTACTTTAGCAATGCCCGAAGCAATCGGTGTAATGGCAATTGTTTGTCCGGAAGAAAATCCGTTGTTAGGATTTATTTCAACGGTAATTCCGGCAATTGCGATGGGAAACAGGGTAGTGGTCATTCCATCTGAAAAGCAGCCATTTTCAGCCACCGATTTTTATCAGATTTTAGAAACCTCTGATGTTCCTGCCGGAACGGTGAATATTGTAACCGGTCCAAAAGAGGAATTAGCCAATGAACTCGCGAAACATTATAATGTGGAAGGAATTTGGTATTTCGGAACTCAGGAAGGAAGCAAAAATGTCGAATTACTTTCCACCGATTCCATGAAACGTTCGTGGGTGAATTTTGGAAAACACAGAAACTGGCTGAATCCAAAACATGGTGAAGGTCAGGAGTTTTTAAGACACGCGACAGAAATTAAAAATATCTGGATTCCTTATGGAGCATAA
- a CDS encoding NAD(P)/FAD-dependent oxidoreductase, with the protein MEAREKIVIIGGGFAGLQLAKSLNNKRKKVMVIDKVNHHMFQPLFYQVACGRIEPSNISFPFRKIFQRSRNIQFRLTEVQRIIPEQNKIVTQEGEFTYDKLVIASGCKTNFFGNDKMEHLTFGMKNTQEAIAIRNHVLLTFEKLIIERKRSDDGNWNIVIVGSGPTGVELAGAFAEMKKDILPRDYPHMNFDDLKIILISSTEMPLGVMSEEAQEKSAQYLKELGVVFLKGEMVTDYDGDKVFMKSGKTIPSNNVIWAAGVTGNIIDGLNPGIIVRNRFKTDRYNRIVGYGNIFAIGDIAYMETPLYPAGHPQVANVAINQGKNLAKNFLKTSEKDWQQYEYKDQGSLATIGKHRAVVDLPHFKFQGFFAWYFWMFLHLMLILSVRNKLAVFFNWMWSYINRDSSLRLIIIPNKKNNTEQ; encoded by the coding sequence ATGGAAGCACGCGAAAAAATAGTAATTATTGGTGGTGGTTTTGCCGGACTTCAATTGGCGAAATCCCTTAATAATAAAAGAAAAAAAGTGATGGTCATCGACAAGGTGAATCATCACATGTTTCAGCCGCTTTTCTACCAGGTAGCTTGCGGGCGGATTGAACCCAGTAATATTTCTTTTCCTTTCAGGAAGATTTTTCAACGCTCCCGCAATATTCAGTTCCGGCTCACCGAAGTTCAGCGGATTATTCCTGAACAAAATAAAATTGTGACCCAGGAGGGAGAATTCACCTATGATAAACTGGTGATTGCTTCAGGTTGCAAAACCAATTTCTTTGGCAATGATAAAATGGAGCATTTGACTTTCGGAATGAAAAACACCCAGGAAGCAATTGCGATTAGAAATCACGTTTTATTGACGTTTGAGAAATTAATTATCGAAAGAAAACGCAGCGATGACGGAAACTGGAATATCGTTATCGTAGGAAGCGGGCCCACAGGAGTAGAGTTGGCAGGTGCTTTTGCAGAAATGAAGAAAGATATTCTTCCCCGCGATTATCCTCACATGAATTTTGATGATCTGAAAATCATTTTAATAAGTTCTACAGAAATGCCACTGGGGGTGATGAGTGAAGAAGCCCAGGAAAAATCTGCCCAATATCTGAAAGAGCTCGGAGTCGTTTTCCTGAAAGGGGAAATGGTCACAGATTATGACGGTGACAAAGTTTTCATGAAAAGTGGAAAAACAATTCCATCAAATAATGTAATTTGGGCCGCCGGAGTTACCGGAAATATTATCGATGGTTTGAATCCCGGAATTATAGTCAGAAACAGATTCAAAACAGACCGCTACAACAGAATTGTAGGGTACGGCAATATCTTCGCTATTGGAGATATCGCTTACATGGAAACACCGCTGTATCCGGCAGGTCACCCGCAGGTAGCCAATGTTGCGATTAATCAGGGGAAGAACTTGGCTAAAAACTTCCTTAAAACTTCTGAAAAAGATTGGCAACAATATGAGTATAAAGATCAGGGAAGTTTAGCAACGATAGGGAAACACCGGGCTGTGGTCGACTTACCACATTTCAAATTCCAAGGTTTTTTTGCCTGGTATTTTTGGATGTTTTTACACTTGATGCTTATTTTAAGTGTCCGGAATAAACTGGCGGTTTTCTTCAACTGGATGTGGAGTTATATTAACAGAGATTCATCATTAAGGTTGATAATTATTCCTAATAAAAAGAACAATACGGAACAATGA
- the deoC gene encoding deoxyribose-phosphate aldolase: MQKTLEKKQTVSMQNSSEVRNEGLSFNTKYFDTININRSAIERRVATLGGRRSVKKEFQAAWLLKAISMIDLTTLAGDDTRGNVMRLCEKAKNPVREDLLVKLGMQDANLTTGAVCVYHNLIPYAKEALKGTSIPIAAVSTGFPAGKISLEDKITEIKKSVAAGATEIDIVISRDLVLESKWKELYDEIKLCRQACGDAHMKTILATGEIPTYTKVAKASWVAMMAGSDFIKTSTGKESVNATLAVSLVMIRCIRDYYELTGVKVGYKPAGGIQKAKQALDYLILIKEELGNDWLTPHLFRFGASSLLGDIERQLEHYVTGSYSAGFRHPMA; encoded by the coding sequence ATGCAAAAGACATTAGAAAAAAAACAGACCGTTTCTATGCAAAATAGCAGTGAAGTGCGAAATGAAGGCTTATCTTTCAACACCAAATATTTCGATACCATCAATATTAACAGGAGCGCCATCGAAAGACGCGTTGCAACTCTGGGCGGAAGAAGAAGTGTGAAAAAAGAATTTCAGGCAGCCTGGCTTTTAAAGGCAATCTCCATGATTGATTTAACTACGCTTGCCGGAGACGATACCCGCGGAAACGTAATGCGGCTCTGCGAAAAAGCCAAAAATCCCGTTCGCGAAGATTTGCTGGTGAAATTAGGAATGCAGGATGCAAACCTGACGACAGGAGCAGTTTGTGTGTATCACAACTTAATTCCTTACGCAAAAGAAGCGTTGAAAGGAACTTCGATTCCAATCGCAGCCGTTTCTACCGGATTTCCTGCAGGTAAAATTTCCCTTGAAGATAAAATTACAGAAATCAAAAAATCGGTCGCCGCCGGAGCAACAGAAATCGATATCGTTATTTCCAGAGATTTGGTTCTGGAATCAAAGTGGAAAGAACTTTACGACGAAATCAAACTTTGCCGACAAGCTTGTGGCGACGCACACATGAAAACCATTTTGGCAACCGGCGAAATTCCTACCTACACCAAAGTCGCAAAAGCATCTTGGGTCGCCATGATGGCAGGATCAGATTTTATCAAAACCTCCACCGGAAAAGAATCCGTAAACGCAACTTTAGCCGTGAGTCTGGTCATGATCCGATGTATCCGCGATTATTACGAATTAACCGGCGTGAAAGTCGGTTACAAACCTGCTGGCGGAATTCAAAAAGCAAAACAGGCACTCGATTATTTAATTTTGATCAAAGAAGAATTGGGCAACGACTGGTTAACGCCCCATTTGTTCAGATTCGGCGCAAGTTCCCTTTTGGGCGACATCGAGCGGCAGTTGGAACATTACGTAACGGGAAGTTACAGTGCCGGTTTCCGGCACCCGATGGCGTAA